The following coding sequences lie in one Polynucleobacter sp. HIN7 genomic window:
- a CDS encoding glycerate kinase type-2 family protein translates to MQTSQPSSSRQLHLEGAFAAALAVADPKKIVPEYLAKIFPKGKAPQGRCLVVGAGKASAAMASALESYAKSHWPDTSIDGLVITRYGHASPTQQIKIVEAGHPVPDQAGMDGAAEVLRLVSTLQPGDTLIALVSGGGSSLLTLPQPGITIDDMRKTTEALLNSGAPIEEMNIVRKHLSAILGGNLARSALSRGAQVEALLISDVTGDHPADIASGPCAADYSSYGDALQIFAKYHLDERSIPGSVLTHLQKGLAGEIPETLKQADIDQHCYPLRNHVIATAHRSLEAAAQYCKGLGYTAIILGDTITGEAKDVGLVHAGIARELAHHASWGKLPVALISGGECTVTLPPGTQGRGGRCSEFLLSLFAATSDLKTLSAIAADTDGIDGSEKNAGAWFTPELRLHAQEKDLRASRYQQAHDCYGFFAELNALVHTGPTLTNVNDFRMILID, encoded by the coding sequence ATGCAAACCTCACAGCCCTCCTCAAGTCGTCAGCTGCATTTAGAGGGCGCGTTTGCGGCGGCACTAGCCGTTGCCGATCCTAAAAAAATCGTTCCAGAGTATCTTGCCAAAATTTTTCCAAAGGGTAAGGCTCCGCAAGGTCGATGTCTCGTGGTTGGCGCAGGTAAAGCAAGCGCTGCGATGGCAAGTGCTCTAGAGAGCTATGCCAAAAGCCATTGGCCAGATACATCAATCGATGGTTTAGTAATTACTCGTTATGGTCATGCATCGCCAACGCAACAGATCAAGATCGTTGAAGCCGGTCATCCGGTACCCGATCAGGCTGGAATGGATGGTGCTGCGGAAGTATTACGCTTGGTCAGTACCTTACAGCCTGGGGATACCCTTATTGCGCTTGTTTCTGGTGGTGGCTCGAGTTTATTAACCTTGCCGCAGCCAGGAATCACGATCGATGACATGCGTAAGACCACCGAAGCTTTACTCAATAGCGGTGCACCGATTGAAGAAATGAATATTGTCCGCAAACATTTGTCGGCCATCTTGGGCGGTAATTTGGCGCGCTCTGCTCTGTCGCGCGGTGCTCAAGTCGAGGCTTTACTCATTTCTGACGTGACTGGCGATCATCCGGCTGACATTGCGAGTGGACCATGTGCAGCAGATTACTCAAGTTATGGTGATGCATTACAAATTTTCGCGAAATACCATTTAGATGAACGTAGTATTCCAGGATCGGTATTAACCCATTTGCAAAAAGGATTGGCGGGTGAGATCCCAGAAACCTTAAAGCAAGCGGACATCGATCAACATTGCTATCCCCTGCGCAACCATGTGATTGCAACAGCACATCGCAGTCTTGAGGCTGCTGCGCAATATTGCAAAGGCCTTGGATACACTGCCATTATTCTGGGGGATACGATTACCGGTGAAGCTAAAGACGTTGGTCTTGTACACGCGGGTATCGCACGTGAGTTAGCCCATCATGCCAGTTGGGGGAAGCTCCCCGTGGCGCTGATTTCTGGTGGGGAGTGCACAGTCACTTTGCCTCCTGGAACGCAAGGGCGCGGCGGTCGTTGCTCAGAGTTTCTCCTATCTTTATTTGCAGCGACTTCTGACCTAAAGACTTTATCTGCCATTGCTGCCGATACTGATGGCATCGATGGCAGTGAAAAAAATGCAGGTGCTTGGTTTACTCCCGAGCTACGCTTGCATGCCCAAGAGAAAGACTTGCGTGCCAGTCGCTATCAACAAGCGCATGATTGTTACGGCTTCTTTGCTGAACTCAATGCCCTAGTTCATACAGGCCCGACCTTAACCAATGTGAATGATTTTCGGATGATTTTGATCGACTGA
- the pyrC gene encoding dihydroorotase gives MNRTLTITRPDDWHLHVRDGAVLNDVLAHTAAQFGRAIIMPNLKPPVTTVDLAKAYEARIRKALKQLGISHFSPLMTLYLTDNTSANEVKKASENGIIGFKLYPAGATTNSDGGVTDIKKAYPALEAMQRYSVPLLIHGEVTEQAIDIFDREAVFIDRILDPIRKHFPELRIVFEHITTKQAAHYVRDANTNGKNTLAATITAHHLLMNRNSLFTGGIRPHHYCLPVLKREEHRVALVEMATSGNPRFFLGTDSAPHPKGEKESSCGCAGCYTAHNALGLYAEAFDGVGKLDRLEGFASHFGADYYGLPRHTETITLINQPQTVPFEYPMGASILVPLRAGETIGWSIAH, from the coding sequence ATGAACAGAACGCTTACCATCACGCGCCCAGACGATTGGCATTTGCATGTTCGAGATGGCGCTGTCTTAAATGATGTCTTAGCGCATACTGCTGCCCAATTTGGACGCGCAATCATCATGCCTAACTTGAAGCCACCAGTTACAACGGTTGATTTAGCCAAAGCCTATGAGGCTCGGATTCGGAAGGCATTAAAACAACTGGGAATCAGTCATTTCTCCCCGCTCATGACCTTGTATCTCACTGACAATACGTCAGCGAACGAGGTTAAAAAAGCCAGCGAGAATGGCATTATTGGATTTAAGTTGTATCCCGCGGGCGCAACAACGAATAGCGATGGTGGTGTCACAGATATTAAAAAGGCATACCCTGCCCTAGAGGCGATGCAGCGTTATTCGGTACCCCTATTAATTCATGGTGAAGTTACTGAGCAGGCGATTGATATCTTTGATCGTGAAGCGGTATTTATTGATCGCATCTTGGACCCTATTCGTAAGCATTTCCCAGAACTCCGTATCGTGTTTGAGCACATTACGACGAAGCAGGCGGCCCACTATGTGCGTGATGCAAATACCAATGGCAAGAACACCCTGGCTGCGACGATTACCGCTCACCATTTACTCATGAACCGAAATAGTTTGTTTACTGGCGGTATTCGTCCTCACCACTATTGCTTACCAGTTCTAAAGCGTGAGGAGCATCGAGTTGCATTAGTGGAAATGGCAACCAGCGGTAACCCTCGTTTCTTCTTAGGAACCGATAGTGCTCCTCATCCAAAAGGGGAAAAAGAGAGTAGCTGTGGGTGTGCGGGGTGCTATACCGCGCATAATGCACTGGGTCTCTACGCAGAGGCTTTTGATGGTGTTGGGAAACTTGATCGACTCGAGGGATTTGCCAGTCATTTTGGTGCTGACTATTACGGCTTACCACGACATACAGAAACAATTACTCTGATTAATCAACCGCAGACTGTACCATTTGAGTACCCTATGGGCGCTTCGATCCTGGTGCCTTTGCGCGCGGGTGAAACCATCGGCTGGTCCATCGCCCATTAA
- a CDS encoding ubiquinone biosynthesis accessory factor UbiJ: MNLRFDFPKTALVRAINHVLEREQWALRDLSNHQGQVIELILPIGSMQWQIQDDSFIALLSEVHPHPNLVLEVDANSFSALSAPQGTIKDRAMRAVKITGDAQLAQLIAKLSNQLRWEYEEDLARIIGDAPAHYISTQAKRFAKATEKAILDLQGNMVEYLSEEKKVLLHQRDFVSHKMEIQAVRDAVERLEKRISFLQKSRD, encoded by the coding sequence ATGAATCTGCGTTTTGATTTCCCAAAAACGGCTTTGGTGCGCGCCATTAATCATGTCCTTGAGCGTGAGCAGTGGGCTTTGCGTGATTTAAGTAATCATCAAGGCCAGGTAATCGAGTTAATTTTGCCAATCGGGTCAATGCAATGGCAAATTCAGGACGACTCGTTTATTGCTCTTTTATCTGAAGTGCATCCGCATCCTAATTTGGTTTTAGAAGTTGATGCCAACAGCTTTTCAGCGCTTAGCGCCCCGCAGGGAACCATCAAAGACCGGGCGATGAGAGCCGTCAAAATAACGGGCGATGCCCAATTGGCTCAATTGATTGCTAAGCTTTCAAATCAATTGCGTTGGGAGTACGAGGAAGATTTAGCCAGAATTATCGGTGATGCACCCGCACACTATATTAGTACGCAAGCCAAACGCTTTGCTAAAGCGACAGAGAAAGCAATCCTTGATTTACAAGGGAATATGGTCGAGTACCTAAGTGAGGAAAAAAAAGTCTTATTGCATCAACGCGATTTTGTTTCTCATAAAATGGAGATTCAGGCAGTTCGTGATGCGGTTGAGCGCCTTGAAAAGCGAATTTCCTTTTTACAAAAAAGTCGGGATTAA
- a CDS encoding DUF502 domain-containing protein, producing MKKYFIAGILVWIPMAVTIWVITWGLGVIDQIFGWVMSAIITLSPGQFSGELRHFREIPGLGILIVLAVIGFTGFLAINFAGQWWLKLWDRTVTRIPIVRSIYSSVKQVSSTLFSGNNQAFRKALLIRYPHLESWVIAFQTGTAAPEVNNKLGGEYVNVFLPTTPNPTSGFFMIVPRANVIELDMSVQEALKHIVSMGSVAPRIAQPKTLNQPH from the coding sequence ATGAAAAAATACTTTATTGCTGGCATTTTGGTTTGGATTCCGATGGCGGTCACGATTTGGGTGATCACATGGGGGCTAGGTGTCATCGATCAAATTTTTGGCTGGGTAATGTCGGCCATCATTACGCTTTCGCCTGGTCAATTTTCAGGGGAATTACGGCATTTCCGTGAAATCCCGGGGCTTGGGATTCTGATCGTATTGGCAGTGATTGGATTTACGGGCTTCCTTGCAATTAATTTTGCGGGCCAATGGTGGCTCAAGCTCTGGGACCGAACCGTGACCCGCATCCCAATCGTGCGCTCCATTTATTCGAGTGTGAAGCAGGTTTCCTCCACATTATTTTCTGGAAATAACCAAGCGTTTCGTAAAGCTCTGTTGATTCGTTATCCACATCTTGAGTCATGGGTAATCGCTTTCCAAACCGGCACCGCAGCGCCTGAAGTGAACAATAAGTTGGGTGGTGAATATGTCAATGTATTTTTGCCCACCACACCAAATCCAACCTCCGGCTTTTTTATGATTGTGCCGCGTGCCAATGTAATCGAGCTGGATATGAGCGTGCAAGAAGCGCTCAAGCATATTGTGTCGATGGGTTCGGTGGCACCTCGAATCGCTCAACCCAAGACCCTCAATCAACCTCATTAG
- the nudB gene encoding dihydroneopterin triphosphate diphosphatase: MKIPISVLVLIHNRNREVLLLERADRPGFWQSVTGSLDFIDEPLESAAIREVAEETGINIQALPLDALQNLHHAVQYEIYPGWRHRYPPGVERNTEHWFALEVPTNTTIRLAPREHLQYVWLPYQEAAQKCFSHTNRDAILQFYNDSSQLTR; encoded by the coding sequence TTGAAAATCCCGATTTCGGTTTTAGTCCTTATTCACAACAGAAATCGGGAAGTCCTTCTGCTCGAGCGGGCAGATCGGCCAGGATTTTGGCAATCGGTCACTGGTAGTCTTGATTTTATTGATGAGCCACTCGAGAGCGCGGCGATTCGAGAGGTGGCCGAAGAGACCGGTATCAACATCCAAGCCCTGCCTTTGGATGCTCTTCAAAATCTTCATCATGCCGTGCAGTATGAGATTTATCCAGGTTGGCGTCATCGCTACCCCCCGGGGGTCGAGCGCAATACGGAGCACTGGTTTGCTCTGGAGGTTCCCACAAATACTACGATTCGGTTAGCGCCTCGGGAGCATTTGCAGTATGTTTGGCTGCCTTATCAAGAGGCTGCACAAAAGTGTTTTTCTCATACCAATCGAGATGCCATTTTGCAGTTTTACAACGATTCCTCTCAGTTGACACGATGA
- a CDS encoding ABCB family ABC transporter ATP-binding protein/permease, with the protein MRGAQNQPSGGMLPIKRAANRSDWQVIKDLLPYLFEHRFRVLFAMLCLVAAKFANLGVPIVLKDLIDAMNIKPGSLQSYLIVPAGLIVGYGALRLLASLFSELRELLFAKVTQSAVRKIALQVFEHLHALSLQFHLGRQTGGVSRDIERGTRGIQTLVSFSLYSILPTMIEFALVLAYFAYNYDIWFAIITFVALVIYIFYTIKVTEWRTHYRRTMNEMDSKANQRAIDSLINFETVKYFGNEHFEARRYDENLKHYQSAAILSQQSLAILNLGQQAIIAVGLVLILWRATQGVVDGSMTLGDLVLVNTLMIQLYIPLNFLGVIYREMKQSITDMDHMFTLLNEDQEINDSKNAKPLLIRDFAKGPEVRFEHVYFSYNEKREILKDLSFTIPAGTITAVVGQSGAGKSTLARLLFRFYDVQSGAILLDGQNIQDVEQASLRKVIGIVPQDTVLFNDTIAYNIAYGSPQASREAIVEAARAAQMSQFIEHLPEGYDTPVGERGLKLSGGEKQRVAIARTLLKKPALLIFDEATSALDSKTERAFQDELFNLAKNRTTLIIAHRLSTVVHADQILVMEHGQIIERGTHYELLESNGRYASMWQLQENAPIDPDQAIDN; encoded by the coding sequence ATGAGAGGCGCTCAGAACCAGCCATCGGGTGGCATGCTGCCCATCAAGCGAGCCGCTAATCGTTCGGATTGGCAAGTCATTAAAGATCTTTTGCCATATCTGTTTGAGCATCGCTTTCGGGTTCTCTTTGCCATGTTGTGCTTAGTGGCTGCCAAATTTGCTAACTTGGGTGTCCCGATTGTTTTAAAGGACCTGATTGATGCCATGAACATCAAGCCCGGTTCTTTGCAAAGTTATTTAATCGTTCCTGCCGGCCTGATTGTGGGTTACGGCGCATTGCGCTTACTTGCATCACTGTTTTCCGAGTTACGTGAATTACTTTTTGCAAAAGTGACCCAAAGTGCTGTGCGCAAGATTGCGTTACAAGTATTTGAGCATTTGCATGCCTTGAGCTTACAGTTTCATTTAGGTCGTCAGACCGGTGGAGTGAGTCGCGATATTGAACGTGGGACGCGTGGTATTCAAACTCTGGTCTCATTCTCGCTCTACAGTATTTTGCCAACCATGATTGAATTCGCTTTGGTGTTGGCATATTTCGCTTACAACTACGATATTTGGTTTGCAATTATTACCTTTGTTGCATTAGTCATCTATATTTTTTATACGATCAAAGTAACCGAATGGCGCACTCATTATCGGCGAACGATGAATGAAATGGATTCAAAAGCCAATCAACGCGCGATTGATTCTTTGATTAACTTTGAGACTGTTAAGTATTTTGGAAATGAGCATTTTGAAGCGCGTCGCTACGACGAAAATCTTAAGCATTATCAGTCTGCTGCCATCCTCTCTCAACAATCTTTAGCGATTCTGAATCTAGGTCAGCAGGCAATTATTGCAGTCGGCTTGGTTTTAATTCTATGGCGAGCCACTCAGGGCGTGGTCGATGGATCGATGACTTTAGGTGATTTAGTGCTTGTGAATACGCTCATGATTCAGTTATACATCCCCTTAAATTTCTTGGGGGTGATTTATCGTGAAATGAAGCAGTCGATCACCGATATGGATCACATGTTCACGCTTTTGAATGAAGACCAAGAAATCAACGATTCCAAAAATGCCAAGCCTTTGCTTATTCGGGATTTTGCTAAGGGCCCCGAGGTTCGGTTTGAGCATGTCTACTTTTCGTATAACGAGAAGCGTGAGATTTTGAAGGATTTGAGTTTTACGATTCCAGCCGGGACGATTACCGCGGTAGTTGGGCAAAGTGGGGCTGGCAAAAGTACCTTAGCGAGATTACTCTTTCGCTTTTACGATGTGCAATCTGGTGCGATCCTATTGGATGGCCAAAATATTCAAGATGTGGAGCAAGCTAGTCTACGCAAAGTGATTGGCATTGTTCCTCAAGACACCGTCTTGTTCAATGACACGATTGCCTACAACATTGCCTATGGAAGCCCGCAGGCAAGTCGTGAGGCGATTGTAGAGGCAGCGCGTGCCGCACAGATGAGCCAGTTTATTGAACATCTGCCAGAGGGGTACGACACCCCTGTGGGCGAACGCGGTCTCAAGCTTTCTGGTGGTGAGAAGCAACGGGTTGCGATTGCACGCACCCTCTTAAAGAAGCCTGCCCTATTAATTTTTGATGAAGCGACTTCGGCGCTTGATTCAAAGACCGAGCGCGCCTTTCAGGATGAATTGTTCAATTTGGCAAAAAATCGGACCACCTTAATCATTGCCCATCGATTGTCAACGGTAGTACATGCCGACCAAATCTTAGTCATGGAGCACGGGCAAATCATCGAACGCGGTACGCATTATGAGCTTTTAGAGTCCAATGGCCGCTATGCTTCCATGTGGCAGTTACAAGAAAACGCACCGATTGACCCTGATCAAGCCATTGATAATTAG
- the aspS gene encoding aspartate--tRNA ligase — protein sequence MSMRSHTCGQVTDSLIGQEITLAGWVNRRRDHGGVIFIDLRDREGFVQVVCDPDRPDMFKQAEEVRNEYCIQIKGLVRARPAGTENPDLISGKVEVLCHDLHVLNASVTPPFQLDDDNLSETTRLTHRVLDLRRPQMQKNLRLRYQVAMETRRYLDAAGFIDIETPMLTKSTPEGARDYLVPSRVHDGQFFALPQSPQLFKQLLMVAGFDRYYQITKCFRDEDLRADRQPEFTQIDCETAFLDELEIRSLFENMMRHIFKTVMKVELPNPFPIMPYSEAMARYGSDKPDLRVAMEFTELTDLMRDVDFKVFSGPANQEGGRVVALCVPSGAEISRSEIDDYTQFVSIYGAKGLAWIKVNSVAEGRNGLQSPIVKNLHDAAIAGILERTKAKDGDLIFFGADKTKIVNDAIGNLRLRIGHSDWGKKQGLFTEGWKPLWVVDFPMFDYDEDDARWVACHHPFTSPKDEHLKLLETDPGKCLAKAYDMVLNGSEIGGGSVRIHQEVVQSQVFRALKIGPDEAKAKFGFLLDALQYGAPPHGGIAFGLDRIVTMMTGAESIRDVIAFPKTQRAQCLLTQAPSPVDERQLRELHIRLRNTNPVG from the coding sequence ATGTCGATGCGCAGTCATACCTGTGGTCAGGTTACTGATTCTTTAATTGGTCAAGAAATTACCCTCGCTGGCTGGGTTAATCGCCGGCGCGATCATGGCGGCGTCATTTTTATTGATCTGCGCGATCGAGAGGGATTTGTACAAGTGGTTTGCGACCCAGACCGTCCCGATATGTTTAAACAGGCCGAAGAGGTCCGTAACGAATACTGTATTCAAATTAAAGGCTTGGTTCGCGCAAGACCGGCTGGAACTGAGAACCCAGATTTAATCAGCGGTAAGGTTGAGGTTCTGTGCCATGACTTACATGTATTAAATGCATCGGTAACCCCACCATTTCAGCTTGATGATGACAATCTTTCTGAAACGACGCGCTTGACCCATCGGGTCTTGGATTTACGTCGTCCGCAAATGCAAAAGAATTTGCGTTTGCGTTATCAGGTTGCTATGGAAACAAGACGTTATTTAGATGCGGCCGGATTTATTGACATTGAAACGCCAATGCTTACGAAGAGCACCCCAGAGGGCGCACGCGATTATCTGGTGCCGTCACGCGTTCACGATGGTCAATTTTTTGCTTTGCCCCAATCGCCTCAATTATTCAAGCAATTATTGATGGTGGCCGGTTTTGATCGCTACTACCAAATTACAAAATGCTTTCGTGATGAAGATCTGCGTGCGGATCGCCAGCCTGAATTTACCCAAATTGATTGTGAAACCGCATTCTTAGACGAGCTTGAGATCCGCTCTCTCTTTGAAAATATGATGCGACATATTTTTAAAACCGTGATGAAGGTGGAGCTACCCAATCCATTCCCTATCATGCCGTATTCAGAGGCGATGGCGCGTTATGGTTCCGATAAACCCGATTTACGGGTTGCAATGGAATTTACTGAATTAACTGACCTGATGCGTGATGTTGATTTCAAAGTATTTTCGGGGCCCGCCAATCAAGAGGGTGGTCGGGTTGTAGCCTTATGCGTTCCTAGCGGAGCAGAAATCAGCCGTAGCGAAATCGATGATTACACGCAATTCGTATCGATCTATGGCGCTAAGGGCTTGGCATGGATTAAGGTTAATTCAGTTGCAGAAGGGCGCAATGGATTACAGTCGCCGATTGTAAAAAATCTACACGATGCTGCAATTGCCGGAATATTAGAGAGAACCAAAGCAAAAGATGGCGACCTGATTTTCTTTGGTGCAGATAAAACCAAGATCGTTAATGATGCGATTGGAAATCTTCGTCTGCGAATTGGTCATTCGGATTGGGGTAAGAAACAGGGACTCTTTACAGAAGGTTGGAAGCCATTATGGGTGGTTGATTTCCCAATGTTTGATTACGATGAAGATGATGCCCGTTGGGTTGCCTGTCATCATCCTTTCACTAGCCCCAAAGATGAACACCTGAAGCTATTAGAAACTGATCCCGGTAAATGCCTGGCAAAAGCCTATGACATGGTATTGAATGGTAGCGAAATCGGTGGTGGATCGGTTCGTATTCACCAAGAGGTTGTCCAAAGTCAGGTATTTCGTGCACTGAAGATTGGGCCAGACGAAGCGAAAGCAAAATTCGGTTTCTTATTGGATGCCCTGCAATACGGCGCACCTCCCCACGGAGGAATTGCCTTTGGATTGGATCGCATTGTGACCATGATGACGGGTGCAGAGTCGATTCGCGATGTGATTGCCTTCCCCAAGACTCAGCGCGCACAATGTTTATTGACGCAAGCTCCAAGTCCTGTCGATGAGCGTCAATTGCGTGAACTACATATCCGGTTACGCAATACCAATCCGGTGGGTTGA
- the ubiB gene encoding ubiquinone biosynthesis regulatory protein kinase UbiB, with the protein MSRIVRLSIIFYTAWRFNLFGLIRDNLRPGVRRFFLGLIASTSPSQLPRGERIRLALEALGPIFVKFGQVLSTRRDLLPDDVSNELAKLQDRVPPFSNEQSKAIIEKALGHPIEVIFSSFDATPVASASVAQVHFGVLRGNETHPEWANKEIAIKVLRPGILPVIESDLALMHDLARIVEKVSEDGRRLKPREVVAEFDTYLHDELDLMREAANASQLRRNFADSDKLMIPEMIWDLCHTNVIVMERMYGVSIGKTHELRAAGVDFKKLAIDGVEIFFTQVFEYGFFHADMHPGNILVSLDPNTFGRYISLDFGIVGNLSEFDKNYLAQNFLAFFNRDYRRVAELHIESGWVPANTRLEELEGAVRTVCEPYFDRPLKDISLGIVLMRLFQTSRRFKVEIQPQLTLLQKTLLNVEGLGRQLDPDLDLWKTAKPILERWVSQQLGLRGLIDGLKKEAPNWAKILPTLPRLIAENLEQVHRKEQRPELDLLKQLLIDERRKRRQWLGIALFLSGFLVGALLVLVRIHSI; encoded by the coding sequence GTGAGTCGTATTGTTCGCCTAAGCATTATTTTCTATACGGCTTGGCGCTTTAATTTATTTGGGCTGATTCGCGATAATTTGAGACCCGGTGTACGCCGGTTCTTTCTTGGACTCATTGCATCAACCTCCCCAAGTCAGTTACCTCGTGGCGAGCGAATTCGCTTAGCACTTGAGGCGCTTGGCCCAATTTTTGTCAAATTTGGTCAGGTCCTATCGACCCGTAGGGATTTATTGCCCGATGATGTTTCTAATGAACTAGCGAAGCTTCAAGATCGCGTCCCACCTTTTTCTAATGAGCAGTCCAAGGCGATTATTGAAAAAGCATTAGGCCACCCGATCGAAGTGATTTTCTCATCGTTTGATGCAACGCCAGTGGCGAGTGCATCGGTCGCGCAGGTTCATTTTGGAGTCTTGCGAGGTAACGAGACGCATCCCGAGTGGGCTAATAAAGAGATCGCCATCAAAGTATTGCGCCCTGGTATTTTGCCGGTGATTGAGAGCGACTTGGCTTTAATGCATGACTTGGCACGCATTGTCGAGAAAGTTTCAGAAGATGGTCGACGACTCAAGCCACGAGAGGTGGTCGCTGAATTTGATACCTATTTGCACGATGAACTTGATCTGATGCGCGAAGCGGCTAATGCTAGCCAATTGCGCCGCAATTTTGCAGACTCCGACAAACTCATGATTCCTGAAATGATTTGGGATTTATGTCATACCAATGTGATTGTGATGGAGCGGATGTATGGCGTCTCAATTGGTAAAACGCATGAGTTGCGCGCTGCAGGAGTTGATTTTAAGAAGTTGGCTATCGATGGGGTTGAGATCTTTTTTACTCAAGTATTTGAGTATGGTTTCTTCCACGCGGACATGCACCCAGGAAATATCTTAGTCAGCTTGGACCCCAACACCTTTGGTCGATACATCTCCCTCGACTTCGGGATTGTTGGAAATTTGAGCGAGTTTGATAAGAATTATTTGGCCCAGAATTTCTTGGCATTCTTTAATCGCGACTATCGGCGCGTTGCCGAGTTACACATTGAATCAGGTTGGGTTCCAGCAAATACTCGATTAGAAGAGTTGGAGGGCGCAGTGCGCACCGTTTGCGAACCCTATTTTGATCGACCACTGAAAGATATTTCTTTGGGTATTGTGTTGATGCGACTCTTTCAAACATCACGTCGCTTTAAGGTTGAGATTCAACCCCAACTTACTTTATTGCAAAAGACCCTCTTAAATGTGGAGGGCCTGGGTCGTCAATTGGACCCTGACCTCGACCTTTGGAAAACCGCTAAACCTATTTTGGAGCGCTGGGTGAGCCAGCAGCTTGGATTGCGAGGCCTCATTGATGGGCTAAAGAAAGAGGCGCCAAATTGGGCCAAGATTTTGCCTACCTTGCCACGTCTGATTGCTGAAAACCTGGAACAGGTTCACCGTAAAGAGCAGCGCCCTGAGTTGGATTTGCTGAAACAGCTGTTAATCGATGAGCGACGCAAACGTCGCCAATGGCTCGGAATCGCTTTATTCCTCAGCGGTTTCTTAGTCGGCGCTCTTTTGGTTTTGGTCCGAATCCACTCCATTTAA
- the rplM gene encoding 50S ribosomal protein L13, with translation MKTFSAKPHEVKREWFVIDATDKVLGRVASEVALRLRGKHKPEFTPHVDTGDFIVVINSSKLRVTGSKGLNKIYYRHSGYPGGISSTNFDKMQARFPARALEKAVKGMLPKGPLGYAMIKKLKVYGDATHPHAAQQPKPLEI, from the coding sequence ATGAAAACCTTTTCCGCAAAACCGCATGAGGTAAAGCGCGAGTGGTTCGTGATTGACGCTACGGACAAAGTCCTCGGTCGTGTCGCCAGTGAAGTGGCACTCCGTTTACGCGGCAAGCACAAACCCGAATTTACCCCTCACGTCGATACTGGCGATTTCATTGTCGTTATTAACTCATCCAAACTTCGCGTCACTGGAAGTAAGGGACTTAATAAGATTTATTACCGTCATAGTGGCTATCCTGGTGGTATTAGCTCGACCAACTTTGACAAGATGCAGGCACGCTTTCCAGCGCGCGCTCTTGAGAAGGCCGTGAAAGGCATGTTGCCTAAAGGCCCCCTTGGCTACGCCATGATCAAGAAGCTCAAAGTCTATGGCGATGCTACGCATCCCCACGCGGCTCAACAGCCTAAACCTTTAGAGATTTAA
- a CDS encoding OsmC family protein, with product MECKINWLPDAGMAFMAQTGTGHILNMDGAPEAGGNNLAPRPMELLLAGAGGCTAFDVVLILQRSRQAVSGCEVFVKAERAESDPKVFTKINLHFLVKGSNLDPSKVERAITLSHDKYCSATAMLGKTAEITYSFEVMQS from the coding sequence ATGGAATGCAAAATAAACTGGTTGCCTGATGCTGGGATGGCGTTTATGGCACAGACGGGTACAGGTCATATCCTCAATATGGATGGTGCCCCTGAAGCTGGTGGAAATAACTTAGCGCCTCGCCCGATGGAGCTCTTACTGGCAGGCGCCGGGGGTTGTACAGCCTTTGATGTGGTTTTAATCCTACAGCGCTCCCGTCAAGCTGTGAGCGGCTGTGAGGTGTTTGTAAAAGCTGAGCGCGCAGAATCCGATCCGAAGGTATTCACCAAAATAAATTTACATTTTTTGGTGAAGGGCTCGAACTTAGATCCCAGTAAGGTTGAACGGGCGATTACGCTGTCTCACGACAAGTATTGCTCAGCCACTGCAATGCTTGGCAAAACAGCTGAAATTACATATAGCTTTGAGGTAATGCAGAGTTAA